In Sphaeramia orbicularis chromosome 1, fSphaOr1.1, whole genome shotgun sequence, a genomic segment contains:
- the LOC115417738 gene encoding NACHT, LRR and PYD domains-containing protein 14-like, which yields MVVEKEDTRRIYNVKLPALKLLTGRKLERRVGGEGGSEYLTSNSQTDFTAVGLTEVHRMSLSVDEEEDGAELSHDTNRGLSIKEPPGGSNEPGPSDPQETERTHVPEVDPASCSLCQKVQSDPVRTSCGHWLCRQCITSYWDQSGSSGDSSCPQCEETSRTRAELQIHSSVQKGQSEDVHTQHEVRTLETVSKKIIQESPIRCQDIFKALPEQQKPIRVVLTHGVAGVGKTFSVRKFTLDWAEGLENQDVSLVVPLSFRELNLVTDEQYSLLTLLHVFHPTLQKVTAEQISVCKLLFICDGLDESRLSLDFHHCQVVSDVTQKSSVNVLLTNLIKGNLLPSALIWITSRPANKMISHIKTSRSLHIMCQIPVFCWISSIVLEHMLTSDQREELPKTLTDLYSHFIMVQTKRKKKCKKGHETSLEEPTKADMEVLLKLGRLAFEQLEKRNMMFYQEDLDQCGLDVTEALVYSGVCTEIFKTETVIFQKTIYSFVHLSVQEFLAAVYIYHCYTSNNTEVLKHFTVSESLDVFLRKVMKKSLQSENGHLDLFVRFLHGLCLESYHRLLGSLLGPKENSPESIHKVIMNLKQMNTTDICPDRSINIFHCLTEMKDQTVHQEIQEFLKSENRSQKELSEIQCSALAYMLEMSEEVLDELNLQKYNTSYEGRHRLIPAVRNCREAILYECGLSQTHCEVVASALKSNPSHLRLLDLSVNNLQDSGVKVASGLESPNCRLETLRLYDCSLSQISCSSVASALKSNPSHLIELSLSENNLQDSSVKELCDFLQSPHCKLQDLRLDYCRLSEISCSSVASALKSNPSHLIKLDLSLNELKDSSVKELCDFLQSPHCKLQDLRLINCSLSQISCSSVASALKSNPSHLIKLDLGGNDLQDSSVKELCDFLQRSHCKLQDLWLYDCSLSKISCSYLAAALKSNPSHLIKLNLCQNNLKDSDVKELKDLVQSPHCKLERLEWWL from the exons ATGGTAGTGGAGAAGGAGGATACCCGTCGAATATACAACGTTAAACTGCCGGCCCTCAAGTTGCTCACCGGGCGTAAGCTTGAGCGGAGAGTCGGTGGAGAGGGTGGATCTGAATATCTAACGTCAAACAGTCAAACTGACTTCACCGCGGTGGG actgactgaagttCACAGGATGAGTCTGAgtgtggatgaagaggaggacggaGCAGAGTTATCCCATGATACAAACAGGGGCTTGTCCATAAAGGAACCTCCAGGGGGCAGTAATGAACCAGGACCCTCTGATCCACA AGAGACGGAGAGGACTCATGTTCCTGAGGTGGACCCAGCGTCCTGTTCTTTGTGTCAGAAGGTCCAGAGTGATCCGGTCCGGACCAGCTGCGGACACTGGTTGTGCAGACAGTGCATCACTTCATACTGGGACCAGTCTGGTTCATCAGGAGACTCCTCCTGTCCCCAGTGTGAAGAAACATCAAGAACAAGAGCTGAGCTGCAGATCCACAGCTCTGTCCAAA agggacagaGTGAAGACGTTCATACCCAACATGAGGTGAGGACGCTGGAGACAGTTTCCAAAAAGATCATCCAAGAAAGTCCAATCAGGTGTCAGGACATCTTCAAAGCCTTACCCGAGCAGCAGAAACCCATCAGAGTGGTTCTGACCCACGGCGTGGCTGGAGTTGGAAAAACCTTCTCGGTGCGGAAGTTCACTCTGGACTGGGCCGAGGGTTTAGAAAACCAGGACGTCAGTCTGGTGGTTCCGctgtccttcagagagctgaacctgGTCACAGATGAGCAGTACAGTCTGCTGACGCTGCTCCATGTTTTCCATCCAACATTACAGAAGGTCACAGCAGAGCAGATCAGCGTCTGCAAACTTCTGTTCATCTGCGACGGCCTGGATGAAAGCAGACTGTCACTGGATTTCCACCACTGTCAGGTTGTTTCAGACGTCACTCAGAAGTCATCAGTCAACGTCCTGTTGACCAACCTCAtcaaggggaacctgcttccatcagctctGATCTGGATAACATctagacctgca aacaaaatgatctcacacatcaagacatccaggagccttcacatcatgtgtcaaatcccagtcttctgctggatcagttctatagttctggagcacatgttgacttcagaccagagagaagagctgcctaagaccctgacagacctgtactcacacttcatcatggtccagacaaagaggaagaagaagtgcaaaaaaggacatgaaacaaGTCTAGAAGAGCCTACAAAGGCAGACATGGAAGTCCTTCTGAAGTTGGGGAGGCTGGCATTTGAACAACTGgagaaaagaaacatgatgttCTACCAAGAAGACCTGGATCAGTGTGGTCTGGACGTCACAGAGGCCTTGGTGTACTCAGGAGTTTGTACAGAGATCTTCAAAACAGAGACTGTGATCTTCCAGAAAACAATCTACAGCTTTGTTCACCTGAGtgttcaggagtttctggctgcagtcTACATCTACCACTGTTACACCAGCAACAACACAGAGGTTCTGAAGCATTTCACAGTCAGTGAGAGCCTGGATGTTTTCCTCagaaaagtcatgaaaaaatCCCTTCAGAGTGAGAACGGACACCTGGATCTGTTTGTTCGTTTTCTTCATGGCCTCTGTCTGGAGTCCTACCACAGACTTTTAGGAAGTCTGCTGGGtccaaaagagaacagtccagaGAGCATCCATAAAGTCATCATGAACCTGAAGCAGATGAACACTACGGACATCTGTCCTGACAGAAGCATCAACATCTTCCACTGTCTGACGGAGATGAAGGACCAAACAGTCCATCAGGAGATCCAAGAGTTCCTCAAGTCAGAGAACAGATCACAGAAGGAACTGTCTGAGATCCAGTGTTCAGCTCTGGCCTACATGTTGGAGATGTCAGAGGAGGTTCTGGATGAACTGAACCTGCAGAAGTACAACACATCATATGAAGGAAGACACAGACTGATCCCAGCTGTGAGGAACTGCAGAGAGGCCAT ACTTTATGAATGTGGACTCTCACAGACTCACTGTGAAgttgtggcctcagctctgaagtctaatccttcacatctgagacTTTTGGATCTGAGTGTCAACAACCtacaggattcaggagtgaaagTGGCGTCTGGACTGGAGAGTCCAAACTGCAGACTGGAAACTCTGAG gttgtatgactgcagtttatcacagatcagctgttcttctgtggcctcagctctgaagtccaatccttcacatctgatagAACTGAGTTTGAGTGAaaacaacctccaggattcatcagtgaaggagctgtgtgatttcctgcagagtccacattgtaaactacaggatctgag GTTGGATTATTGCAGGTTAtcagagatcagctgttcttctgtggcctcagctctgaagtccaatccttcacatctgataaaattGGATCTGAGTTTAAACGAGCTGaaggattcatcagtgaaggagctgtgtgatttcctgcagagtccacactgtaaactacaggatctgag gttgattaactgcagtttatcacagatcagctgttcttctgtggcctcagctctgaagtccaatccttcacatctgataaaactggatCTGGGTGGAAACgacctccaggattcatcagtgaaggagctgtgtgatttcctgcagcgttcacattgtaaactacaggatctgtg gttgtatgactgcagtttgtccaaaatcagctgttcttatctggcggcagctctgaagtccaatccctcACATCTGATAAAACTCAACTTATGTCAGAACAACCTGAAGGATTCAGATGTTAAAGAACTGAAGGACCTTGTTCAGAGTCCACACTGTAAACTGGAGAGACTGGA atGGTGGTTGTGA